The Oncorhynchus kisutch isolate 150728-3 linkage group LG20, Okis_V2, whole genome shotgun sequence genome has a segment encoding these proteins:
- the mkks gene encoding molecular chaperone MKKS, whose amino-acid sequence MSRVTKKASSVCTDSPLSMSEVCRKMTLMRQILTSCFGPNGRLKQVHNNVGGHVLTTSTSTSLLQAVSSSEPLLKLITASILNHLSRFSDCGLYTGILCFSLIDHVQKSGLRPSVAIKINKQLLEVCTGFLNQEDCGCKVNVDFNSCQSLVTLARSVISSKPACVLTEGEQQHISTLAVHAFLLTVPCGDTPGSPDRVRLGRTVTVSIEGQFVLDSAVFPGLLVNVPDMQLHPTDSERTRRGPGPFRLALFTVSLSGDLSEFGEGSLEVHSGAPDPEHLILDELLKLGEQAVTDKVEVFMCQRVIHPVLQHYLRRHGVLVVERLGIALIQPIVQMTGAQAVALYQTPIPPEAYGQVKGCCVRTVGSREMLHLLPPREPAPAVCTMVLCHRNDTMLNKLKAACQRAEHVLRLTLRDPVALLGGGCTETHMAAYISNKGTTEAAKAALSLGVSQSQYLLGLNGFCSSLEAVALALVHDGETGLVDLSYAHHWSVLQGEAIHSGTVLQGEAIHSGTVLQGEAINSGTVLQGEAINSGTVPQGEALQRGDGDEIPTTCGCGLVERSARPGLEWTPLNTRYPSRPAPLVVDKDTTPQLRVLDSFTAKLNALQVAVEMANLVLDIRYVIQDVN is encoded by the exons ATGTCTCGAGTTACCAAGAAAGCGTCATCTGTCTGTACAGACAGCCCACTGAGCATGAGTGAAGTCTGTCGGAAGATGACACTGATGAGGCAGATCCTCACCTCTTGTTTCGGACCCAATGGCAGACTGAAGCAAGTCCATAACAACGTTGGTGGACACGTCCtgaccacctccacctctacatccCTACTTCAAGCTGTTTCCTCATCGGAGCCGTTACTCAAACTTATAACTGCCTCCATCCTAAACCACCTGTCTCGGTTCAGTGACTGTGGTCTGTACACTGGCATCCTCTGTTTTTCCCTCATTGACCATGTTCAGAAGTCAGGCTTGAGACCAAGTGTTGCGATCAAGATCAACAAACAACTATTGGAGGTTTGCACCGGTTTCCTCAACCAGGAGGACTGTGGCTGTAAAGTGAATGTCGATTTCAACAGCTGCCAGAGCTTGGTGACACTAGCCAGGAGTGTCATCTCTAGCAAACCTGCCTGTGTGTTGACTGAGGGTGAACAACAGCATATCAGCACGTTGGCTGTCcatgcctttctactgactgtcCCCTGTGGTGACACCCCGGGCTCCCCAGACAGAGTCCGTCTTGGTAGGACTGTGACTGTCTCCATCGAGGGACAGTTTGTGCTAGATTCTGCAGTGTTTCCAGGTCTGCTGGTGAATGTCCCAGACATGCAGCTTCACCCCACAGACTCGGAGAGAACCAGACGGGGGCCCGGTCCCTTCCGACTAGCCCTGTTCACGGTGTCTCTCTCAGGGGATCTATCTGAGTTCGGAGAGGGGTCCCTGGAG GTGCACAGTGGAGCCCCTGACCCAGAACACCTCATCCTGGATGAGTTACTGAAGCTGGGAGAGCAGGCAGTTACAGACAAGGTGGAGGTGTTTATGTGTCAGAGAGTAATACACCCTGTACTGCAGCATTACCTGCGGAGGCATGGGGTCTTGGTCGTAGAGAGACTCGGCATTGCACTCATCCAGCCCATTGTTCAAATGACAG GTGCTCAAGCAGTGGCGTTGTACCAGACCCCTATCCCTCCTGAGGCCTATGGCCAGGTGAAAGGCTGCTGTGTCAGAACCGTTGGATCCAGAGAGATGCTGCATCTCCTTCCACCTCGGGAACCAGCACCAGCTGTCTGCACTATGGTCCTCTGCCACAGGAACGACACCATGCTCAACAAACTGAAG GCTGCGTGTCAGAGGGCAGAGCATGTGTTGAGGCTGACCCTGAGAGACCCAGTAGCTCTGCTGGGAGGAGGATGCACTGAGACACACATGGCAGCCTACATCAGTAACAAG GGCACTACTGAAGCAGCAAAGGCAGCGTTATCCCTGGGAGTCTCCCAGTCTCAGTACCTACTGGGACTGAACGGGTTCTGCTCCTCCCTGGAGGCTGTAGCCTTGGCCCTGGTGCACGATGGAGAAACCGGCCTCGTAGACCTCAGCTACGCCCACCACTGGTCTGTGCTCCAGGGAGAGGCTATTCATTCGGGTACTGTGCTCCAGGGAGAGGCTATTCATTCAGGTACTGTGCTCCAGGGAGAGGCTATTAATTCGGGTACTGTGCTCCAGGGAGAGGCTATTAATTCGGGTACTGTGCCCCAGGGAGAGGCACTCCAGCGGGGTGATGGAGATGAGATTCCTACCACCTGTGGCTGTGGCCTGGTGGAGAGGAGCGCCAGGCCTGGGCTGGAGTGGACCCCCCTCAACACCAG GTACCCTTCACGTCCTGCCCCCCTGGTTGTGGATAAGGACACTACCCCTCAGCTCAGGGTGCTGGACTCCTTCACAGCCAAACTCAATGCTCTGCAGGTTGCCGTGGAAATGGCTAATCTGGTACTGGACATTAGATACGTCATCCAAGATGTCAACTGA